A stretch of the Archangium violaceum genome encodes the following:
- a CDS encoding lysine-2,3-aminomutase-like protein → MPVRQYPDFLLTDYEKILADSLRFKAAGGSAIVEMSPIDWGRDATRLVELARATGLHIIAATGFHKVTYYSDIHWIYAYSEEDIARLVCEELEVGMDAHNYNGPLVLRTDARAGVIKVGTRSGRFSDIELKLLRVAAMAHLKTGAPIITHTDEGQLALEQITFLMQQGVKPSRIALSHMDRRIDIGYHKEVASTGAFLEYDALTRVGKGFDKSTLQLVLGMAEEGYAKNLLLGGDISRQGYWRSYGGEPGLDFLVGDFRSALSKAGLPQETLDSIYVHNPRAFLTWGRSTAAGHGDDAGAGGRRDTLRESEGQAASGRRIRTVAALVARNMVVPEDQPALEAVASRFSIAVTPSIAEQIKGLAGNDPIGRQFVPSPAELRVDERELADPIGDKVHSRTRAIIHRHPDRVLLKPTHVCPVYCRFCFRREAVGQAAEPIGKADLGEALEYIQSQRQVWEVILTGGDPFILSDRRLQELFSALHAINHVEVIRVHTRYPVAEPQRITHQLAQVLKGRAAVYVVIHCNHPRELTDEVRAACSRLIDQGIPMLSQTVLLRGVNDEPETMEELMRALVRARIKPYYLHHLDMARGTGHFRTTVAKGQDIMRRLRGRVSGLCQPTYVLDIPGGHGKVPIGPVYIRPAPGGTGYAVEDYEGRQQGYTDLADGSPGSPHLIAVQP, encoded by the coding sequence ATGCCGGTGCGGCAGTACCCCGACTTCCTCCTGACAGACTACGAGAAGATCCTGGCGGACAGCCTGCGCTTCAAGGCGGCCGGAGGCAGTGCCATCGTCGAGATGAGCCCGATTGACTGGGGGCGTGATGCCACGCGTCTGGTCGAGCTTGCCCGAGCGACCGGGCTCCATATCATCGCCGCAACGGGGTTCCACAAAGTCACCTATTATTCCGACATCCATTGGATCTACGCCTACTCCGAGGAGGACATTGCCAGGCTCGTCTGCGAGGAACTGGAAGTGGGCATGGATGCCCATAACTACAATGGTCCACTGGTCCTCCGAACAGATGCACGAGCAGGTGTCATCAAGGTGGGCACGCGCAGTGGACGTTTCAGCGACATCGAGCTGAAACTGCTCCGCGTCGCAGCCATGGCCCATCTCAAGACCGGAGCGCCCATCATCACCCATACCGACGAGGGACAGCTCGCGCTGGAGCAGATCACCTTCCTCATGCAGCAGGGCGTGAAGCCGAGTCGGATCGCGCTTTCACACATGGATCGGCGTATCGACATCGGCTATCACAAGGAGGTCGCCAGCACGGGCGCGTTCCTGGAGTACGACGCGCTGACCCGTGTTGGAAAGGGATTTGACAAGTCAACCCTGCAGCTCGTCTTGGGTATGGCGGAGGAGGGATACGCCAAGAACCTCTTGTTGGGGGGTGACATCTCCCGGCAGGGATACTGGCGGAGCTATGGAGGCGAGCCGGGCCTCGACTTCCTGGTGGGTGACTTCCGTTCGGCCCTCTCCAAGGCGGGGTTACCTCAGGAGACCCTCGACTCGATCTATGTACACAACCCACGGGCATTCCTAACATGGGGGCGCAGCACCGCGGCCGGGCACGGTGATGATGCAGGCGCGGGAGGGAGACGTGATACGCTGAGGGAAAGCGAGGGCCAGGCAGCCTCAGGCCGAAGGATCCGGACGGTCGCCGCTCTCGTCGCGCGCAACATGGTGGTGCCCGAGGACCAGCCGGCCCTGGAAGCCGTCGCGAGCAGATTCTCCATTGCGGTGACGCCCAGTATCGCGGAGCAGATCAAGGGCCTCGCTGGCAACGATCCGATCGGCCGGCAGTTCGTCCCGAGCCCAGCTGAACTCAGGGTCGATGAGCGGGAGCTGGCCGATCCCATCGGTGACAAGGTGCACTCGCGTACGAGGGCCATCATCCACAGGCATCCAGATCGGGTACTGCTCAAGCCCACGCATGTCTGTCCTGTCTACTGCCGATTCTGCTTCCGCCGCGAGGCGGTCGGTCAGGCTGCGGAGCCCATCGGCAAGGCCGACCTCGGCGAAGCGCTGGAGTACATCCAATCTCAGCGACAGGTCTGGGAGGTCATCCTGACAGGAGGGGATCCGTTCATCCTGTCCGACCGCCGCCTGCAGGAGCTGTTCTCCGCGCTGCACGCCATCAACCATGTGGAGGTCATCCGGGTGCACACCCGCTACCCGGTAGCCGAGCCCCAGCGGATTACCCACCAGCTGGCCCAGGTACTGAAGGGCAGGGCCGCCGTGTACGTCGTCATCCACTGCAACCACCCTCGCGAGCTGACCGATGAGGTACGGGCTGCGTGCTCGCGCCTCATCGACCAGGGCATTCCGATGTTGTCGCAGACAGTCTTGCTACGCGGAGTGAATGACGAGCCGGAAACGATGGAGGAGCTCATGCGCGCGCTCGTCCGAGCCCGTATCAAGCCCTATTACCTGCACCATCTCGACATGGCTCGTGGGACGGGTCATTTCCGAACCACGGTGGCGAAGGGACAGGACATCATGCGGCGGCTGCGCGGCAGGGTGTCCGGGCTCTGTCAGCCCACCTATGTGCTCGACATCCCAGGTGGGCATGGCAAGGTCCCCATCGGTCCCGTGTACATCCGGCCTGCCCCTGGCGGGACTGGCTACGCTGTCGAGGACTACGAGGGAAGGCAGCAGGGCTACACCGACCTGGCCGACGGCAGCCCCGGCAGCCCCCATCTCATTGCAGTTCAGCCGTGA
- a CDS encoding aldo/keto reductase encodes MANTMLSQSAFRKLGNTGFDVSTIGFGTWQIGGGRWKSGSADECVGLLHQALDLGINIFDAAVVYGQYHDERKYPQSRSQEILGQAFQDRRDRVFYCVKVGQFDEYSHRSHFDANRLVDQVKQSLRRLRTDYLDICLVHAPSLADVRRGVAIEILRTLQALGLVRAIGYSFEAEPEHVRAALEQRVDVIMLQYNLIDTHCATVIQEAQAHGVGVLVGGPYKRGYLCGRFSSLEDLPQEDDYWRWNIQYNSGKVVETLDKVRALMNDHRSPAAFRGHALRFVLTCPGVCSAIVGHRSADELRENLSHSRG; translated from the coding sequence ATGGCCAATACAATGTTGTCCCAGAGTGCCTTCCGGAAGCTCGGCAACACAGGCTTTGACGTTTCGACCATTGGATTCGGGACCTGGCAGATCGGTGGAGGGAGATGGAAGTCCGGATCCGCGGACGAGTGTGTGGGCTTGCTCCACCAAGCCCTCGACCTCGGCATCAACATCTTCGACGCCGCTGTCGTCTATGGCCAGTACCACGACGAGCGTAAGTACCCGCAAAGCCGCTCGCAGGAGATTCTCGGGCAGGCATTCCAGGACCGCCGCGACCGGGTGTTCTACTGCGTGAAGGTCGGCCAGTTCGACGAGTACAGCCACCGCTCCCACTTCGATGCCAACCGGCTTGTGGATCAGGTGAAGCAGTCGCTACGCCGGTTGCGTACCGACTACCTCGACATCTGCCTCGTCCATGCGCCGTCGCTCGCCGACGTGCGGCGGGGCGTTGCCATCGAGATATTGCGCACCCTGCAAGCGCTCGGGCTGGTGCGTGCCATCGGGTATAGCTTCGAGGCGGAGCCGGAGCACGTGCGTGCGGCGCTTGAGCAGCGAGTGGATGTCATCATGCTGCAGTACAACCTGATTGACACCCACTGCGCCACGGTCATCCAGGAGGCCCAGGCGCACGGCGTCGGCGTTCTCGTGGGTGGCCCATACAAAAGAGGCTATCTCTGCGGGCGCTTTTCCAGCCTGGAGGACCTGCCGCAGGAGGACGACTACTGGCGCTGGAACATCCAGTACAACTCGGGGAAGGTGGTGGAAACGCTCGACAAGGTGCGGGCGCTGATGAACGACCATCGCTCCCCGGCGGCCTTCCGGGGACACGCTCTTCGCTTCGTTCTCACCTGCCCAGGCGTGTGCTCCGCCATCGTCGGTCACCGCTCCGCGGATGAACTCCGCGAAAACCTGTCGCACTCGCGAGGTTGA
- a CDS encoding GNAT family N-acetyltransferase, translated as MSTNRDIPQNNMTPRVQLKQDPTLADRQRIFDLLEGYNYSQAGPEPELPLAVLIHGSDPGTILGGLWGLTYYRWLFIELLYVPDEMRRSGVGTQLMRTAEAEAARRGCHGIWLDTFTFQARGFYEKLGYEVFARIPDYPPGHSRLLLMKRLVSDKPTPTL; from the coding sequence GTGAGCACCAATCGTGATATCCCCCAAAACAACATGACACCTCGGGTACAACTCAAGCAGGACCCCACCCTGGCCGACCGGCAGCGCATCTTCGACCTCTTGGAAGGCTACAATTATTCCCAGGCAGGTCCCGAGCCGGAGCTTCCCCTGGCGGTGCTTATCCATGGCAGTGATCCCGGAACCATCCTGGGGGGGCTCTGGGGCCTTACCTACTATCGTTGGCTGTTCATTGAGCTGCTGTACGTGCCCGATGAGATGCGCCGAAGCGGTGTGGGGACGCAGCTCATGCGCACTGCCGAGGCCGAGGCGGCACGGCGTGGCTGCCATGGTATCTGGCTGGATACCTTCACGTTCCAGGCGCGCGGCTTCTACGAGAAGCTGGGCTACGAGGTCTTCGCCAGGATTCCTGATTACCCGCCGGGGCACAGCCGGCTGCTTTTGATGAAGAGACTGGTCTCCGACAAACCCACCCCTACCCTGTAA
- a CDS encoding radical SAM/SPASM domain-containing protein, with protein sequence MGIPSVRIRKEVFGYTLAFANGDIDWYRDSVTELLLRGATRRELDEHRLDSIPIGDNFHLSGPLVAWLELTRGCNLPCKHCYISAGAKREGELTTSEVLRLLDDLKAMGVFVVVFLGGEPMMRPDFTQIIRYAHELGLVVSVGSNGTYVTQQIIDELPREECFVSVSLDGIEFQRELRVRSTFEDVRDRILMLKSNGIPTGVMCVITEKNLDEVERILDFAIEHELYFGSTPFAPIGRGKHFPELVPTPRLAEQAARLYKRDAEHEQYMMARTGLCFTKVFQKCYVLSKATRREFCGTALVYIQSDGAVYPCTTCSSVGRFRAGNIREKRLADIWEEGFQELRAISWDDFKGCKTCDLAQEPYFCTSRCPVMSEVYTKDPLACGSTPYLMESLRMRTRM encoded by the coding sequence ATGGGGATTCCCAGTGTTCGCATACGCAAAGAGGTGTTTGGTTATACCCTGGCGTTTGCCAATGGTGACATCGACTGGTACAGAGACAGCGTCACGGAGCTGCTGCTAAGGGGTGCCACCCGGCGCGAGCTCGACGAGCATCGGCTCGATTCCATCCCCATTGGAGACAACTTCCATCTCTCTGGGCCGCTGGTAGCCTGGCTGGAACTGACACGCGGGTGCAACCTCCCGTGCAAGCACTGCTATATCTCAGCGGGTGCGAAGCGAGAAGGCGAGCTCACCACGTCCGAGGTCCTGCGGCTCCTGGATGACCTCAAGGCCATGGGCGTCTTCGTGGTCGTCTTTCTCGGTGGAGAGCCCATGATGCGCCCGGACTTCACGCAGATCATCCGGTACGCGCATGAACTGGGGCTGGTAGTGTCAGTTGGTTCGAATGGGACCTATGTCACCCAGCAGATTATTGACGAACTGCCCCGTGAAGAATGCTTCGTGAGCGTCAGCCTGGATGGGATCGAGTTCCAGCGTGAGCTGCGCGTTCGCTCGACCTTCGAGGACGTCCGCGACCGCATCCTGATGCTGAAGTCGAATGGCATCCCGACCGGGGTGATGTGCGTTATCACGGAGAAGAACCTGGATGAGGTCGAGCGCATACTCGACTTCGCCATCGAGCACGAACTCTATTTCGGGAGCACGCCCTTCGCACCCATTGGCCGGGGAAAGCACTTTCCCGAGCTGGTGCCAACACCTCGCCTGGCGGAGCAGGCGGCGCGCCTCTACAAGCGGGACGCCGAGCACGAGCAGTACATGATGGCGAGGACGGGGCTCTGCTTCACCAAGGTCTTCCAGAAATGCTACGTGCTCTCCAAGGCGACCCGGAGAGAGTTCTGCGGCACGGCACTTGTCTACATCCAGAGTGATGGCGCGGTATATCCCTGCACGACGTGCTCGTCTGTCGGGCGCTTCCGCGCTGGCAATATCCGTGAGAAACGCCTCGCGGACATATGGGAGGAGGGCTTTCAAGAGCTGCGAGCCATCTCCTGGGACGACTTCAAGGGCTGCAAGACCTGTGACTTGGCGCAAGAGCCCTATTTCTGCACGAGCCGCTGCCCGGTGATGTCGGAGGTGTACACGAAGGATCCGCTGGCCTGCGGCTCTACGCCGTACTTGATGGAAAGCTTGCGCATGCGCACCCGCATGTGA
- a CDS encoding c-type cytochrome: protein MSSAKVHSRRPLLLGLLPGRCLALHALLPLSCCLGEQTLPKLPGKPLPATATPRVKASSQTNPEQLFTQLGCAGCHAEGARYRAVLKRSREKPTAEVARWIRNPQASAPGTQMPTYAQLLDESQAMSLAAWVQQHAATIP, encoded by the coding sequence ATGAGTTCCGCGAAAGTCCACTCGCGGCGTCCTCTCCTTCTGGGGCTCCTTCCTGGCCGCTGCCTCGCGCTCCACGCTCTCCTCCCCCTCTCCTGCTGCTTGGGGGAGCAGACGCTGCCCAAGCTCCCCGGCAAGCCCCTGCCCGCCACCGCCACCCCGCGCGTGAAGGCCTCGTCGCAGACCAACCCCGAGCAGCTGTTCACCCAGCTGGGCTGCGCGGGGTGCCACGCGGAGGGCGCCAGGTACCGTGCCGTGCTCAAGCGCTCCCGCGAGAAGCCCACCGCCGAGGTGGCCCGGTGGATCCGCAACCCGCAGGCCAGCGCTCCGGGCACGCAGATGCCCACGTACGCACAGCTGCTCGACGAGTCCCAGGCCATGTCCCTGGCGGCGTGGGTGCAGCAGCACGCGGCCACCATCCCCTGA
- a CDS encoding alpha/beta fold hydrolase yields the protein METRQTELSRRSLLAMAGLTAAAVSAGRGGANAATPAVARLFYTETGTATGKNVMLLHGWTCDSHDWSWQLPALESRYRVVAVDLRGHGRSEVMRPGAYAPADYVADIESLISSKYPGQTFILMGHSMGAQIAARLAAQRPDLVSAVVSVDGSLGFSDELTPLFQKTVAELVAGDPGVVAPALFQGFYDPASDPGYKRWHARRAQGTPAHVVRESFGPLFLGAGQVGVGAASGDFCRSLTVPVYHLCRDPAQAERMRPWFSQPKSKVDVWGQAGHWIMLDRHAEVNAVVTAWIDAL from the coding sequence ATGGAGACGAGACAAACAGAGCTGTCCCGGCGCAGCCTGCTGGCGATGGCCGGCTTGACGGCGGCCGCCGTGAGTGCGGGCCGCGGCGGCGCGAACGCGGCAACCCCGGCGGTCGCCCGGCTTTTCTACACGGAGACGGGCACCGCCACTGGCAAGAACGTCATGCTCCTGCATGGGTGGACCTGCGACTCCCACGATTGGAGCTGGCAGTTGCCCGCGCTGGAAAGCAGGTACCGCGTGGTCGCCGTCGACCTGCGCGGGCATGGCCGCTCCGAGGTCATGCGCCCGGGCGCGTATGCGCCTGCCGACTACGTAGCGGATATCGAGTCGCTGATTTCGAGCAAATACCCGGGCCAGACGTTCATCCTCATGGGGCATTCGATGGGGGCGCAGATCGCCGCCCGCCTTGCCGCTCAGCGGCCCGACCTGGTGAGCGCCGTGGTGTCCGTCGATGGCTCGCTGGGGTTCTCGGACGAGCTCACGCCGCTGTTCCAGAAGACGGTAGCCGAACTGGTCGCTGGCGACCCCGGCGTCGTCGCACCGGCCTTGTTCCAGGGCTTCTACGACCCGGCCAGCGACCCCGGCTACAAGCGCTGGCACGCGCGGCGCGCGCAGGGCACGCCGGCGCACGTGGTGCGGGAATCCTTCGGCCCACTGTTCCTGGGGGCTGGGCAAGTCGGGGTGGGCGCGGCCAGCGGGGATTTCTGCCGGAGCCTCACGGTGCCTGTCTACCACCTGTGCCGAGACCCGGCGCAGGCCGAGCGCATGCGTCCGTGGTTCTCGCAGCCCAAATCCAAGGTGGATGTCTGGGGCCAGGCGGGGCACTGGATCATGCTGGACCGACACGCCGAGGTGAACGCGGTGGTGACGGCCTGGATCGACGCGCTCTAG
- a CDS encoding pentapeptide repeat-containing protein, producing MEEAGLPALAVQSQALQDCSARGPGVDLQLCDLTGADLSNIDFTGANFFKAKLSLAKLDGSILANANLREANLSFATALDANFDQADLFKANLSYADLTGAVMTQASLLEANLSESTFASVDFRGADFRLSSFTDIILSQADLRGANLSGVSITDADFTGADLRGANLSRISAEEMVLIDANLSGIDFSNAKIADSQMAGANLSLANLQGVEGEDTNLTGADLRGADLRNIKWVGIIMEQADLSCFDASRCTRIDNAFLPRVNWTGANLSGASLVQANLLEGVLDQGLFADVNLSGAYMEKSSLLGARFERAQLSSVRLKQSVADAATSFEDSNLSFADLSFVNLSGSNVSGVIWNSTTCPNLTSSNNNGGTCEGNLLPL from the coding sequence ATGGAAGAGGCAGGGCTGCCCGCCCTGGCCGTCCAATCCCAGGCATTGCAGGACTGCTCGGCGCGTGGGCCCGGCGTGGACCTGCAGCTGTGCGACCTGACTGGCGCGGATCTGAGCAACATCGACTTCACGGGCGCCAACTTCTTCAAGGCCAAGCTGTCACTCGCCAAGCTCGATGGGTCGATCCTGGCCAACGCCAATCTCCGTGAGGCGAACCTGTCGTTCGCGACCGCTCTCGACGCGAACTTCGACCAGGCCGATCTCTTCAAGGCCAACCTGAGCTACGCCGACCTGACAGGCGCCGTCATGACCCAGGCGAGCCTGCTGGAAGCCAATTTGTCGGAGTCGACCTTCGCCTCGGTCGACTTCCGAGGGGCCGACTTCCGGCTCTCCAGCTTCACGGACATCATCCTTTCCCAGGCGGACCTGCGGGGCGCCAACCTGTCGGGTGTCTCCATCACCGACGCCGACTTCACCGGGGCGGACCTGCGGGGCGCCAACCTGAGCCGCATCTCCGCGGAGGAGATGGTGTTGATCGACGCCAACCTGAGCGGTATCGATTTCAGCAACGCGAAGATCGCCGACAGCCAGATGGCGGGAGCGAACCTGAGCCTGGCGAACCTGCAGGGCGTCGAGGGCGAGGACACCAACCTGACCGGGGCGGATCTGCGGGGCGCGGACCTGCGCAACATCAAGTGGGTCGGCATCATCATGGAGCAGGCTGATCTGTCCTGCTTCGATGCGTCGCGGTGCACCCGGATTGATAACGCCTTCCTCCCGCGCGTCAACTGGACGGGCGCCAACCTGAGCGGTGCCAGCCTGGTGCAGGCCAACCTGCTTGAGGGCGTGCTGGACCAGGGGCTCTTCGCGGACGTCAACCTGAGCGGGGCGTACATGGAGAAGAGCTCGCTGCTCGGCGCCCGGTTCGAGCGGGCCCAGCTGTCCTCGGTGCGGCTGAAGCAGTCCGTGGCGGATGCGGCCACCAGCTTCGAGGATTCCAACCTGAGCTTCGCCGACCTGAGCTTCGTCAACCTGAGCGGCTCCAACGTGAGCGGGGTCATCTGGAACTCGACCACCTGCCCGAACTTGACCTCCAGCAACAACAACGGTGGCACCTGCGAGGGGAACCTGCTCCCGCTCTAG
- a CDS encoding transposase, with amino-acid sequence MKKLDEQVDKLLAEAEALDVQEDERYGKGRRGDELPEEMKDPKKRAERLREAARQVEAEKKVALAVEKEKRREKIQKAKEELEKEAREKAEARGENPEEAKPSEKAQYNFTDPESRIMPKGGAFQQSYNAQVAVDTDTQLIVAQEVGQSSSDARQLAPMVEQVEANTGLVPRELSADSGYLCQEDIEKVEDKGVECFIATGRDKHGEEAPPAPRGRPPKGLSFKERM; translated from the coding sequence ATGAAGAAGCTGGACGAGCAGGTGGACAAACTGCTGGCGGAGGCCGAGGCATTGGATGTCCAGGAGGACGAGCGCTACGGCAAGGGGAGGCGCGGGGATGAGCTGCCCGAGGAGATGAAGGACCCGAAGAAGCGTGCCGAGCGGCTGCGAGAGGCCGCGCGGCAGGTGGAGGCGGAGAAGAAGGTGGCGCTGGCGGTGGAGAAGGAGAAGCGCCGGGAGAAGATTCAGAAGGCGAAGGAGGAGTTGGAGAAGGAGGCCAGGGAGAAGGCTGAGGCCAGGGGAGAAAACCCCGAGGAGGCGAAGCCCTCCGAGAAGGCGCAGTACAACTTCACCGACCCCGAGTCGCGAATCATGCCCAAGGGAGGGGCCTTCCAGCAGTCCTACAACGCACAGGTGGCGGTGGACACGGACACGCAACTGATAGTGGCGCAGGAGGTTGGGCAGAGCAGCAGCGACGCTCGTCAGCTTGCCCCCATGGTGGAGCAGGTAGAGGCCAACACGGGGCTGGTGCCCAGGGAGCTGAGCGCGGACTCGGGCTACCTGTGCCAGGAGGACATTGAGAAGGTAGAGGACAAGGGCGTGGAGTGCTTCATCGCCACCGGGCGCGACAAGCATGGGGAGGAGGCGCCGCCGGCTCCGCGAGGGCGTCCGCCCAAGGGCCTGAGCTTCAAGGAGCGGATGTGA
- a CDS encoding transposase, whose product MKRKLRTKRGRKAYARRKVTAEPVIGQVKNGVLPRFSQRSLTKVRGEFSLACAVHNLKKLWKQGWELPSLAAQAA is encoded by the coding sequence GTGAAGCGCAAACTGCGGACGAAGCGGGGACGCAAGGCGTATGCGCGGCGCAAGGTGACGGCCGAGCCAGTCATCGGTCAGGTGAAGAACGGAGTCCTACCGCGCTTCTCCCAGAGGAGCCTCACCAAGGTGCGAGGGGAATTCTCGCTGGCGTGCGCCGTCCACAACCTCAAGAAGCTGTGGAAGCAGGGCTGGGAGCTTCC